Proteins encoded together in one Papaver somniferum cultivar HN1 unplaced genomic scaffold, ASM357369v1 unplaced-scaffold_21, whole genome shotgun sequence window:
- the LOC113339856 gene encoding glucan endo-1,3-beta-glucosidase 5-like has protein sequence MAAGTTTTRHQHLVISSSFYCTFLLLLITQGSTVEGFGCNWGTRATHPLPADIVVKLLQDNGFDKVKLFEPDPHALTALATSGIQVMLGIPNEFLAALASSVRVAENWVQQNVSVYIRDGVDIRYVAVGNEPFLKTYGQAYLQTTFPALKNIQAALIKAGLGKQIKVTVPLNADVYQTDTDLPSGGDFRPDIHSLMISIVKFLSESSYPLTINIYPFLSLYADSHFPVDYAFFSGTATPVVDGPISYSNVFEANYDTLIWALEKNGFPSVPVIIGEVGWPTDGDPNANVEYARRFNQGLFNRIFQGQGTPKRKSAPETYVFGLIDEDAKSIDPGNFERHWGMFNYDGTLKYSLQLGNNRKLVPAKRVKYLEKQWCVMSPQASTSDPIFVESVTYACTHADCTSLSYGSSCGDLDAASNASYAFNRFYQTANQQRGSCNFNNLAVVTTTNPNTQDPKCKFDIMIDVSKQAKLSPPKSRSRSASSPGLVQQSSLSSWMISTVFVTLVLIVSSSLV, from the exons ATGGCAGCAGGAACAACAACCACCAGACATCAACACCTTGTTATTTCATCTTCATTCTACTGCACGTTTCTCCTCCTCCTTATCACCCAAGGCTCCACGGTTGAGGGGTTTGGCTGTAACTGGGGGACGCGCGCAACACATCCACTGCCAGCTGACATTGTCGTTAAGCTATTGCAAGACAATGGATTCGACAAGGTGAAGCTCTTCGAACCCGATCCTCACGCTTTAACAGCTCTTGCAACTTCTGGGATTCAAGTTATGTTGGGGATACCTAATGAATTCCTAGCAGCGCTTGCTTCTAGTGTTCGAGTCGCCGAAAACTGGGTGCAGCAGAATGTGTCCGTTTACATCAGAGACGGTGTCGATATACGGTATGTAGCTGTGGGGAATGAACCATTTTTGAAGACATATGGACAAGCTTACCTACAGACGACATTCCCAGCTCTAAAGAACATTCAAGCTGCACTCATCAAAGCCGGGTTAGGCAAGCAAATCAAAGTCACCGTCCCGCTCAACGCCGACGTCTACCAAACGGATACCGATTTGCCTTCCGGTGGTGATTTTCGGCCAGATATACATTCCCTCATGATCTCCATCGTCAAATTCTTAAGCGAGAGCAGTTACCCTCTTACCATTAACATCTATCCTTTCCTTAGTCTATACGCCGATTCGCACTTCCCGGTTGATTACGCTTTCTTCTCTGGGACTGCTACACCTGTTGTGGACGGACCTATTTCTTACTCAAATGTCTTTGAAGCGAATTACGATACTCTCATTTGGGCTCTCGAGAAGAATGGATTCCCGTCGGTTCCGGTGATTATCGGGGAAGTTGGTTGGCCGACCGATGGTGATCCCAATGCAAATGTCGAGTACGCTCGCCGGTTTAACCAAGGCCTTTTCAACCGCATTTTTCAAGGCCaag GTACGCCGAAAAGGAAGAGCGCGCCGGAGACATACGTATTCGGACTGATTGACGAAGATGCAAAGAGCATAGACCCAGGGAATTTTGAGAGACACTGGGGGATGTTCAACTATGACGGGACTTTGAAATACTCGTTACAGTTGGGTAATAATAGAAAGCTAGTCCCGGCAAAGAGGGTCAAGTATTTGGAAAAACAATGGTGTGTAATGTCGCCACAAGCAAGCACTTCCGATCCCATCTTCGTAGAGAGCGTGACATACGCCTGCACTCACGCTGATTGTACCAGCCTTAGTTACGGGTCGTCTTGTGGTGATTTGGACGCAGCCAGCAATGCTTCGTATGCATTTAACAGGTTTTACCAGACTGCAAATCAACAGAGAGGGAGTTGTAATTTCAACAACTTAGCTGTTGTCACCACCACAAATCCTAATACTCAAGATCCTAAATGCAAGTTTGATATAATGATCGATGTGAGCAAGCAAGCTAAATTGTCTCCTCCAAAGAGCCGTTCACGGTCTGCATCTTCACCTGGTCTTGTGCAACAAAGCTCCTTGTCGTCTTGGATGATTAGTACCGTGTTTGTAACCCTAGTTTTGATTGTTAGTAGTAGTTTGGTGTAA
- the LOC113339307 gene encoding ATPase 10, plasma membrane-type-like isoform X1, protein MSTHDLEKPLLGPESFNRDAIDLERLPLEEVFGELRTSRGGLSSQDAEARVIIFGANKLEENPENKFLKFLSFMWNPLSWVMEAAAVMAIVLANGGGEGPDWQDFVGIISLLIINSTISFIEENNAGNAAAALMARLAPKSKVLRDGRWQELDASVLVPGDIISIKLGDIIPADARLLEGDPLKIDQSALTGESLPVTKKAGDEVYSGSTCKQGEIEAVVIATGRYSFLGKAAYLVDSTDVVGHFQKVLTSIGNFCICSIAVGLIIEIIVMFPIQHRPYRTGINNLLVLLIGGIPIAMPTVLSVTLAIGSHRLSQQGAITKRMTAIEEMAGMDVLCSDKTGTLTLNRLTVDRSLIEVFNKNMDKDTVVLLAARASRLENQDAIDTAIVNMLADPKEARENITPVHFLPFNPVEKRTAITYIDAEGNWHRASKGAPEQILNLCEEKEQIAGKVHAIIDKFAERGLRSLGVACQEVPEKSEASPGGPWTFCGLLPLFDPPRHDSAETIRRALHLGVCVKMITGDQLAIAKETGRRLGMGTNMYPSSALLDRNRDDHEALPVDELVEQADGFAGVFPEHKYEIVKMLQEKKHICGMTGDGVNDAPALKKADIGIAVSDSTDAARSAADIVLTEPGLSVIIHAVLTSRSIFQRMKNYTIYAVSITIRIVLGFVLLTLIWKYDFPPFMVLVIAILNDGTIMTISKDRVKPSPKPDNWKLNEIFATGIVIGTYLALVTVLFYWIVTATTFIQTHFHLRTLSLTNGEVSSAVYLHVSVISQALIFVTRSQSWSFVERPGILLMCAFVVAQLVATVIAVYANVSFASIHGIGWGWAGAIWLYSLVFYVPLDIIKFAVRYALSGAAWNLVFDRKTAFTSKKDHGKEDREAKWVLSQRLLEGINSTDLDTAGWRSSMLAEKARRRAEIARMGQLHTISAHTESALRLKNLDLSILQSAHTL, encoded by the exons ATGTCGACTCATGATTTGGAGAAGCCGTTGCTTGGACCGGAGAGTTTCAACAGAGATGCAATTGATCTG GAGCGATTGCCGCTGGAAGAAGTTTTTGGAGAATTGAGAACGTCGCGCGGTGGACTTTCATCGCAGGATGCCGAGGCTCGAGTCATCATTTTTGGGGCTAACAAGCTTGAAGAGAATCCG GAGAACAAGTTTTTGAAATTTCTTAGTTTTATGTGGAATCCATTGTCATGGGTCATGGAAGCTGCAGCTGTCATGGCAATTGTCCTTGCTAATGGCGGG GGAGAAGGTCCTGACTGGCAAGACTTCGTGGGAATCATCAGCCTGTTGATCATCAATTCCACAATTAGCTTTATCGAGGAAAATAATGCAGGGAATGCTGCCGCAGCACTTATGGCCCGATTGGCTCCAAAATCCAAG GTACTCAGAGATGGGCGGTGGCAAGAGCTAGATGCTTCAGTTTTAGTACCAGGAGATATAATTAGTATCAAGCTCGGCGATATCATCCCTGCAGATGCTCGTCTTCTTGAAGGAGACCCCTTAAAAATTGACCAG TCTGCACTTACCGGGGAATCTCTCCCTGTAACAAAGAAGGCAGGAGATGAAGTTTATTCTGGTTCTACATGTAAACAAGGAGAGATTGAAGCTGTTGTCATAGCTACAGGACGTTACTCATTTCTCGGAAAGGCGGCTTATTTGGTCGACTCCACCGATGTTGTTGGCCATTTCCAGAAG GTTCTTACTTCCATTGGGAATTTCTGCATTTGCTCGATAGCGGTGGGACTGATCATTGAGATCATCGTTATGTTTCCTATCCAGCATCGACCGTACCGAACCGGAATCAACAACCTTCTTGTTCTCTTAATTGGAGGGATACCCATAGCTATGCCCACCGTGTTATCCGTTACGCTTGCAATTGGCTCTCATCGCCTCTCACAACAG GGTGCTATTACAAAACGGATGACTGCGATAGAAGAAATGGCAGGAATGGATGTCCTCTGCAGTGACAAAACTGGAACCCTGACATTGAATCGCCTCACGGTCGATCGAAGCCTTATTGAG GTTTTTAACAAAAACATGGACAAAGACACTGTTGTGTTGCTTGCAGCTAGAGCCTCAAGACTTGAAAATCAGGACGCCATCGACACGGCCATTGTTAACATGCTTGCTGATCCGAAGGAG GCACGCGAAAACATCACACCAGTTCATTTTCTACCCTTCAATCCTGTAGAAAAGCGGACTGCAATTACATACATCGATGCCGAGGGAAACTGGCATAGGGCTAGTAAAGGAGCTCCAGAACAG ATTCTCAACTTGTGCGAAGAAAAAGAACAGATAGCTGGGAAAGTACATGCCATCATTGACAAGTTTGCTGAAAGGGGATTGCGGTCTCTTGGGGTTGCTTGTCAG GAAGTTCCAGAGAAATCTGAAGCTAGTCCAGGAGGTCCATGGACATTTTGTGGGTTGTTACCATTATTTGATCCACCTAGACATGACAGTGCAGAGACCATTCGGAGAGCACTTCACCTTGGGGTTTGTGTCAAGATGATTACAGGTGACCAGTTGGCAATTGCAAAAGAGACAGGTCGGCGTCTTGGAATGGGGACAAATATGTATCCTTCTTCTGCATTGCTCGACCGTAACAGAGATGACCATGAAGCTCTTCCTGTGGATGAACTCGTTGAACAAGCAGATGGTTTCGCTGGTGTATTCCCCG AACACAAGTATGAAATTGTGAAAATGCTACAAGAGAAGAAGCACATATGTGGAATGACCGGGGACGGGGTGAACGATGCGCCTGCTCTGAAGAAGGCAGATATTGGTATTGCAGTGTCAGATTCTACAGATGCTGCCAGAAGTGCTGCTGACATAGTTCTAACAGAACCTGGATTAAGCGTCATTATCCATGCCGTCCTGACAAGCCGTTCCATTTTCCAAAGAATGAAAAATTATACG ATTTACGCGGTTTCGATAACCATCAGGATTGTGCTTGGTTTTGTGCTTCTTACATTGATCTGGAAATATGATTTCCCACCATTCATGGTTCTGGTTATTGCTATACTCAACGATGGTACCATTATGACGATATCCAAAGACCGTGTGAAGCCATCTCCCAAACCGGACAACTGGAAACTGAATGAGATATTCGCAACTGGCATTGTCATAGGGACTTATCTTGCATTAGTTACCGTCTTATTTTACTGGATAGTGACCGCGACAACTTTCATTCAG ACCCACTTCCATTTGAGGACTCTAAGCTTAACTAACGGGGAGGTATCATCTGCGGTATATCTACATGTCAGCGTCATCAGCCAAGCTCTAATATTTGTGACTCGCAGTCAAAGCTGGTCGTTTGTCGAAAGGCCAGGAATTCTATTGATGTGTGCATTTGTAGTGGCACAATTGGTTGCTACCGTGATAGCAGTCTATGCAAATGTCAGCTTCGCATCAATCCATGGCATTGGATGGGGTTGGGCTGGCGCAATATGGCTCTACAGCTTGGTCTTCTACGTGCCACTCGACATAATAAAATTTGCTGTTCGTTATGCTCTCAGCGGCGCAGCCTGGAATCTGGTGTTTGATAGAAAG ACGGCCTTCACTTCTAAGAAAGATCACGGGAAGGAAGATAGAGAAGCCAAGTGGGTACTTTCTCAAAGATTACTAGAAGGGATAAACTCCACTGATTTAGACACAGCTGGATGGAGATCTTCGATGCTAGCCGAAAAGGCTAGGAGGCGTGCGGAAATAGCCAG GATGGGACAGTTGCATACCATAAGTGCACACACGGAATCAGCACTAAGGCTCAAAAATCTCGACTTGAGTATACTCCAATCTGCTCATACACTCTGA
- the LOC113339307 gene encoding ATPase 10, plasma membrane-type-like isoform X2, giving the protein MSTHDLEKPLLGPESFNRDAIDLERLPLEEVFGELRTSRGGLSSQDAEARVIIFGANKLEENPENKFLKFLSFMWNPLSWVMEAAAVMAIVLANGGGEGPDWQDFVGIISLLIINSTISFIEENNAGNAAAALMARLAPKSKVLRDGRWQELDASVLVPGDIISIKLGDIIPADARLLEGDPLKIDQSALTGESLPVTKKAGDEVYSGSTCKQGEIEAVVIATGRYSFLGKAAYLVDSTDVVGHFQKVLTSIGNFCICSIAVGLIIEIIVMFPIQHRPYRTGINNLLVLLIGGIPIAMPTVLSVTLAIGSHRLSQQGAITKRMTAIEEMAGMDVLCSDKTGTLTLNRLTVDRSLIEVFNKNMDKDTVVLLAARASRLENQDAIDTAIVNMLADPKEARENITPVHFLPFNPVEKRTAITYIDAEGNWHRASKGAPEQILNLCEEKEQIAGKVHAIIDKFAERGLRSLGVACQEVPEKSEASPGGPWTFCGLLPLFDPPRHDSAETIRRALHLGVCVKMITGDQLAIAKETGRRLGMGTNMYPSSALLDRNRDDHEALPVDELVEQADGFAGVFPEHKYEIVKMLQEKKHICGMTGDGVNDAPALKKADIGIAVSDSTDAARSAADIVLTEPGLSVIIHAVLTSRSIFQRMKNYTIYAVSITIRIVLGFVLLTLIWKYDFPPFMVLVIAILNDGTIMTISKDRVKPSPKPDNWKLNEIFATGIVIGTYLALVTVLFYWIVTATTFIQTHFHLRTLSLTNGEVSSAVYLHVSVISQALIFVTRSQSWSFVERPGILLMCAFVVAQLVATVIAVYANVSFASIHGIGWGWAGAIWLYSLVFYVPLDIIKFAVRYALSGAAWNLVFDRKTAFTSKKDYGKEDREAKWVLSQRLLEGIISTDLDTTGWRSSMLVEKARRRAEIARMGELHTISAHTESALEPR; this is encoded by the exons ATGTCGACTCATGATTTGGAGAAGCCGTTGCTTGGACCGGAGAGTTTCAACAGAGATGCAATTGATCTG GAGCGATTGCCGCTGGAAGAAGTTTTTGGAGAATTGAGAACGTCGCGCGGTGGACTTTCATCGCAGGATGCCGAGGCTCGAGTCATCATTTTTGGGGCTAACAAGCTTGAAGAGAATCCG GAGAACAAGTTTTTGAAATTTCTTAGTTTTATGTGGAATCCATTGTCATGGGTCATGGAAGCTGCAGCTGTCATGGCAATTGTCCTTGCTAATGGCGGG GGAGAAGGTCCTGACTGGCAAGACTTCGTGGGAATCATCAGCCTGTTGATCATCAATTCCACAATTAGCTTTATCGAGGAAAATAATGCAGGGAATGCTGCCGCAGCACTTATGGCCCGATTGGCTCCAAAATCCAAG GTACTCAGAGATGGGCGGTGGCAAGAGCTAGATGCTTCAGTTTTAGTACCAGGAGATATAATTAGTATCAAGCTCGGCGATATCATCCCTGCAGATGCTCGTCTTCTTGAAGGAGACCCCTTAAAAATTGACCAG TCTGCACTTACCGGGGAATCTCTCCCTGTAACAAAGAAGGCAGGAGATGAAGTTTATTCTGGTTCTACATGTAAACAAGGAGAGATTGAAGCTGTTGTCATAGCTACAGGACGTTACTCATTTCTCGGAAAGGCGGCTTATTTGGTCGACTCCACCGATGTTGTTGGCCATTTCCAGAAG GTTCTTACTTCCATTGGGAATTTCTGCATTTGCTCGATAGCGGTGGGACTGATCATTGAGATCATCGTTATGTTTCCTATCCAGCATCGACCGTACCGAACCGGAATCAACAACCTTCTTGTTCTCTTAATTGGAGGGATACCCATAGCTATGCCCACCGTGTTATCCGTTACGCTTGCAATTGGCTCTCATCGCCTCTCACAACAG GGTGCTATTACAAAACGGATGACTGCGATAGAAGAAATGGCAGGAATGGATGTCCTCTGCAGTGACAAAACTGGAACCCTGACATTGAATCGCCTCACGGTCGATCGAAGCCTTATTGAG GTTTTTAACAAAAACATGGACAAAGACACTGTTGTGTTGCTTGCAGCTAGAGCCTCAAGACTTGAAAATCAGGACGCCATCGACACGGCCATTGTTAACATGCTTGCTGATCCGAAGGAG GCACGCGAAAACATCACACCAGTTCATTTTCTACCCTTCAATCCTGTAGAAAAGCGGACTGCAATTACATACATCGATGCCGAGGGAAACTGGCATAGGGCTAGTAAAGGAGCTCCAGAACAG ATTCTCAACTTGTGCGAAGAAAAAGAACAGATAGCTGGGAAAGTACATGCCATCATTGACAAGTTTGCTGAAAGGGGATTGCGGTCTCTTGGGGTTGCTTGTCAG GAAGTTCCAGAGAAATCTGAAGCTAGTCCAGGAGGTCCATGGACATTTTGTGGGTTGTTACCATTATTTGATCCACCTAGACATGACAGTGCAGAGACCATTCGGAGAGCACTTCACCTTGGGGTTTGTGTCAAGATGATTACAGGTGACCAGTTGGCAATTGCAAAAGAGACAGGTCGGCGTCTTGGAATGGGGACAAATATGTATCCTTCTTCTGCATTGCTCGACCGTAACAGAGATGACCATGAAGCTCTTCCTGTGGATGAACTCGTTGAACAAGCAGATGGTTTCGCTGGTGTATTCCCCG AACACAAGTATGAAATTGTGAAAATGCTACAAGAGAAGAAGCACATATGTGGAATGACCGGGGACGGGGTGAACGATGCGCCTGCTCTGAAGAAGGCAGATATTGGTATTGCAGTGTCAGATTCTACAGATGCTGCCAGAAGTGCTGCTGACATAGTTCTAACAGAACCTGGATTAAGCGTCATTATCCATGCCGTCCTGACAAGCCGTTCCATTTTCCAAAGAATGAAAAATTATACG ATTTACGCGGTTTCGATAACCATCAGGATTGTGCTTGGTTTTGTGCTTCTTACATTGATCTGGAAATATGATTTCCCACCATTCATGGTTCTGGTTATTGCTATACTCAACGATGGTACCATTATGACGATATCCAAAGACCGTGTGAAGCCATCTCCCAAACCGGACAACTGGAAACTGAATGAGATATTCGCAACTGGCATTGTCATAGGGACTTATCTTGCATTAGTTACCGTCTTATTTTACTGGATAGTGACCGCGACAACTTTCATTCAG ACCCACTTCCATTTGAGGACTCTAAGCTTAACTAACGGGGAGGTATCATCTGCGGTATATCTACATGTCAGCGTCATCAGCCAAGCTCTAATATTTGTGACTCGCAGTCAAAGCTGGTCGTTTGTCGAAAGGCCAGGAATTCTATTGATGTGTGCATTTGTAGTGGCACAATTGGTTGCTACCGTGATAGCAGTCTATGCAAATGTCAGCTTCGCATCAATCCATGGCATTGGATGGGGTTGGGCTGGCGCAATATGGCTCTACAGCTTGGTCTTCTACGTGCCACTCGACATAATAAAATTTGCTGTTCGTTATGCTCTCAGCGGCGCAGCCTGGAATCTGGTGTTTGATAGAAAG ACGGCTTTCACTTCTAAGAAAGATTACGGGAAGGAAGATAGAGAAGCAAAGTGGGTTCTTTCTCAAAGATTACTAGAAGGGATAATCTCCACTGATTTAGACACAACTGGATGGAGGTCTTCAATGCTCGTTGAAAAGGCTAGAAGGCGCGCGGAAATAGCCAG GATGGGAGAGTTGCACACTATAAGTGCACACACGGAATCAGCACTAGAACCTAGATAA
- the LOC113340256 gene encoding uncharacterized protein LOC113340256 yields the protein MAITNDVGEEEIEMMMKYLIVRPEKGGIFNMSRYLLRYDAANHDFIETSNNHYSNDGYGDELVTVSRGISSVSDGGGGQDDHRLVIIVSIIVRKIIGVLGKPMEWMGYLVEFLLNLLSLNGGSIFSLLTALLNGKVVRPQRNSETFISAIGHLDGRIDLYNKQMPSSTHDDPLLSSTDANGNGEMIVNDKKTSNIFDLGDDRCLMDLCMMASKLAYENAKVVRNIVVHHWKMHFVEFFNGWNDFQKEKSTQVFILCDKPVDANLILISFRGTEPFDADDWSTDFDYSWYDIPKLGKVHMGFLEALGLGNRDQVTTFHNHLQAVGGRDGYNSKTSFPDEDAKSDATRKKRLLPEMAELTAYYAVRTRLKELLNEHKNAKFLVTGHSLGGALAILFPSVLVLHEEMEMMNRLLCVYTFGQPRIGDRQLGRYMEPHLNYPTPRYFRVVYCNDLVPRLPYDNNTFLFKHFGPCLYYNSLYIETELEEEPNPNFYGIKFLIPEYLNAAWEFARSLTMGYTHGPEYKEGWFCILLRLMGLALPGISAHCPADYVNSVRLGRMSSSSSSSYSSSI from the exons ATGGCAATAACCAATGATGTCggagaagaagaaatagagaTGATGATGAAATACTTGATTGTTCGTCCGGAGAAAGGCGGCATATTCAATATGTCTAGATACTTGCTCAGATACGATGCTGCTAATCATGATTTCATTGAGACTAGTAACAATCATTATTCTAATGATGGATATGGTGATGAGTTGGTAACAGTGAGTCGAGGAATATCATCAGTATCTGATGGTGGCGGCGGACAAGATGATCATAGACTAGTGATAATAGTATCAATCATAGTGAGGAAAATCATAGGGGTTTTAGGTAAACCAATGGAATGGATGGGTTATCTGGTGGAGTTCTTACTCAATCTTCTGTCTCTCAATGGCGGATCTATCTTCTCTTTGCTCACCGCACTTCTCAACG GGAAAGTAGTGAGGCCACAGAGGAATTCCGAAACATTTATAAGTGCCATTGGGCATTTGGATGGAAGAATTGATTTATACAACAAGCAGATGCCTTCATCTACTCATGATGATCCGTTATTATCTAGTACTGATGCTAATGGTAATGGAGAGATGATTGTGAATGATAAAAAAACCAGCAACATCTTTGACTTGGGAGATGACCGATGCCTTATGGATCTTTGCATGATGGCTTCCAAGTTAGCTTATGAAAATGCCAAAGTCGTTCGGAATATTGTTGTTCATCATTGGAAG ATGCATTTTGTGGAATTCTTCAACGGTTGGAACG ATTTCCAGAAAGAGAAATCTACCCAAGTTTTCATCCTTTGTGATAAGCCCGTAGATGCCAACTTAATATTGATAAGCTTCAGAGGTACCGAACCATTTGATGCGGATGACTGGAGCACTGATTTCGACTATTCCTGGTATGATATCCCAAAATTGGGTAAAGTCCACATGGGTTTCTTGGAGGCCTTGGGTTTGGGCAACAGAGATCAAGTTACCACCTTCCATAATCACCTTCAAGCCGTAGGAGGAAGAGATGGGTACAATTCAAAGACCAGTTTTCCTGATGAGGATGCGAAATCAGATGCCACGAGAAAGAAGAGATTGCTCCCGGAAATGGCTGAGTTGACTGCATATTACGCAGTAAGGACTAGGCTCAAGGAACTGCTAAATGAACACAAGAATGCAAAATTCTTAGTGACTGGTCATAGCTTAGGTGGTGCGCTTGCTATACTGTTCCCATCGGTGTTAGTGTTGCATGAAGAGATGGAGATGATGAATAGGCTATTGTGTGTCTACACATTCGGACAACCAAGGATTGGTGATAGACAGTTGGGAAGATACATGGAACCTCATCTCAACTATCCAACTCCGCGATACTTCAGGGTGGTCTACTGCAATGATCTTGTGCCGAGGTTGCCTTACGATAACAACACCTTCTTGTTCAAGCATTTTGGACCGTGCTTGTACTATAATAGCTTGTACATTGAAACG GAATTGGAAGAAGAACCTAATCCGAACTTCTACGGGATCAAATTTCTGATTCCAGAGTATCTGAATGCAGCTTGGGAGTTCGCGAGGAGCTTAACAATGGGATACACTCATGGACCTGAGTACAAGGAAGGTTGGTTTTGCATCTTGCTAAGGCTTATGGGATTAGCACTTCCTGGCATTTCAGCTCACTGCCCCGCAGACTACGTTAACTCTGTCAGGCTCGGGAGaatgtcatcatcatcatcatcatcctattCTTCCTCCATCTAG